From Rhodovibrio salinarum DSM 9154:
CCCCCGGCTGACGGTGAAGGTGTCAGCCGGGGGAGGCGCGCGTTACGTCTGCACCGACTTCACGAACGGTAGCCGGCGCACACGCTGGCCGGTCAGGCGGTGGAAGGCGATCGCCACCGCCGGGCCGATCGGCGGCGTGCCGGGTTCGCCGACACCGGTCGGCTCGGCGTCGGACTGGACCACCTCGACCTCGACGGCCGGCATCTCGTCCATCCGCAGCGAGCGGTAGCCGTCGAAGTTGTTCTGCTGCGGCTTGCCGTCCTTAAGCTCGACCTCGTCGTACAGTACTGCGCCGAGGCCGTAGCCGATGCCGCCTTCCATCTGGGCGCGCACCACGTTCGGGTTGACCGCCACGCCGCAGTCGACCGCGCACCAGACGCGGTGGACCTTGGGCAGGCCGTCCTCGCCCTGGCTGACCTCGGCGATCTGAGCGACGTAAGTGTCGAACGACTTGTGTACGGCGACGCCGCGGGCCCGGCCTTCCGGCGGACCGGCATCCCAGTCGGCCATCCGCGCGACCGCCTTCAACACGCCGGCGTGGCGGGGATGGTCGCCCAGCAGGGCAAGACGTCCCTCGACCTGATCGCGGCCGGCGGCGGCCAGCAGCTCGTCCAGGAACACCTCGGTGGCGAAGCCGGTGTGGGTATGGCCAACCGACCGCCACCATAACGGCGGCACGCCGACGTCGGTCGACTGCAGGCTGACGTGCAGGTTCGGGACAGCGTAGGGCAGGTTGCGTGCGCCCTCGACCGAGGTTGGATCGATGCCGTCCTGCATCATGCCGGAAAAGGGCGAGCCGGCGATGATCGACTGGCCGACGATGCTCTGATCCCAGGCGACGATGTTGCCGTCGGCGTCCAGGCCACCCTTCAGCTTGTGCACGTAGATCGGCCGGTAGCGCCCGCCGGTAATATCGTCCTCGCGGGAGTAGACCAGCTTGATCGGTCGGTCGGTTTCGCCCCACGCCTTGGCGACGGCCGCGGCCTCGGCGGCGAACTCGCCGTTCTGCTGGCCACGCCGGCCGAAGCTGCCGCCGGCCAGCATGGTGTGGATCTGCACCTTCTCCATCGGCAGACCCAGCGTCTGGGCGATCATCTTGTGGTCGACCGTCTGAAGCTGCGAACCGAACCGGGCTTCCGCGCCGTCGTCGTGCAGCGTCACTAGGGCGTCCAGCGGCTCCATCGGCGCGTGGGCGAGATAGGGGAAGATGAACTCGGCCTCCAGCACCTGCTCGGCACCGGCCAGGGCGTCGTCGATCTGTCCACGGTCCGCGGCCGGCTTTCCGCGGCTTTGCGCGCGCTTGCGGTGATCCGCGATGATCTCCTCCGACGAGCGCGTTTCGGCGTTGCTGTCGTCCCAGGAGATTTCGAGCGAATCCCGCCCCTTCTTCGCCGGCCAGAAGCCGGTCGCGTAAACCGCGATGCCGTAGGGCACCTGCTTGACGTCGAGCACGCCCTTGATCTTGCGCGCCTCACTGTCGTCGAACGAGGTCACCTTGCTGCCAAAGCGCGGCGGATGGGCGACCAGGACCGTGACCGTGCCTTCCGGCTGCAGGTCTAGTGTGAATTGTGCTTCGCCGGTTGCCTTGATCCGCGAGTCCACCTTGGGCACGTCGGTGCCGATCAGGCGGAACTGGTCCGGCGACTTCAGTTTCGGTTCCTTGGGCGCTGGCTGCTCGGCAGCCGCGGCGGCGAACGCGCCGAAGCCGGCTTCCTGGCCGCTGGCCTCGTGGCGGATACGGCCCTGGCGCACCGTGATCTCGTCCGCCGGCACGTCCCAGGTCTCCGCCGCGGCTGCGACCAGCATCGCCCGGGCGGCGGCGCCGGCCCGGCGCATCTGGGTGTAGGAGTTCTTGATCGCGTTCGAGCCGCCGGTGCCCTGCAAGCCGAAGTCGAGGTTCTTATAGACCTCGGGGTCGGAGGGGGCGGCGGTGGCGCGCATCTGCGACCAGTCCGCGTCCAACTCTTCGGCGACCAGGGTGGTGAGGCCGGTATAGGGGCCCTGGCCGAGCTCGCTGTGCTTGCTGAGCACGGTCACCGTGTCGTCCGGGGCGATCCGTACGAAGGCGTTGGGCGCCGCGGCCGTGCTCGTCCCGTCGCCCTGGATCACGCTGGCTGCGCCGGAGGCGGCCCGGCCGGGGGTCGGCAGGTAGACGCCGACGACCAGCCCGGCGGCGGCGGTGCCAGCCTGCTTCAGGAAGGTGCGCCGGCTGGTGCCCGTGCGGGCCTGCATGGTGTGGGTATCGCTCATGGTCGCCTTAGCCCTCCAGCTTGCCTGCGGCGTCTTGGATCGCCTGGCGGATTCGGGTGTAGGTTGCGCAGCGGCAGATATTGCCCGACATCGCCTTATCGATGTCGGCATCGCTGGGCGCCGGGTTGGCGCGCAGCAGGTTGGTCGCGCTCACCACCTGTCCGGATTGGCAGTAACCGCACTGCGGCACGTCGATCGCGGTCCAGGCGTCTTGCACGGCCTGGGCGACACGGTCGCTCTGGCCTTCGATGGTCGTGATCTCGGACCCCTGCACGCTGACGATCGGCAGGGAGCAGGAGCGCTGCGCCGTGCCGTCGATCTCGACCGTGCAGGCACCGCACTGCGAGATGCCGCAACCGTACTTCGTGCCGGTCAGGCCGAGTTCATCGCGTAGCACCCACAAGAGCGGCGTATCCGGGGTCGCATCGACTTCGCGGGTGCGCCCGTTAACCGTAATGCTGTAGGCCATGGAAGTCTCCCTGTTGGGCTATCATGGGCGCGCAGTCAGCCGTCTGATTGCTGTTACGGCAGTGATGTTGATCACAGACGGATATTCGTCAATCGTGTATACGCGTCTTATTCATGAGCGGCTTTCATAGGAAATATCGGATCGGTCGCCCTAAACGTACCGGGCGGGATTCTCCAAACTGAAGTGCGCTGGACACATGTGCGCATCACGTTTCTTGCGACCCGTCATGGTCGCGATTGGAGGGTCAGATTATGAAATATCTCGCCGCAACTGCACTGTCGCTCGCTCTCGTAGGCGTCGCTCCGGCCAACGCCGAAGACGCTCAGACCGATCAGACGTCCCCCGATGTGGCGGCCGTCTCTCCGGCACTGGCTGCTTATACCCAGCAAGATTTGGAAGGTGAGG
This genomic window contains:
- a CDS encoding xanthine dehydrogenase family protein molybdopterin-binding subunit; protein product: MSDTHTMQARTGTSRRTFLKQAGTAAAGLVVGVYLPTPGRAASGAASVIQGDGTSTAAAPNAFVRIAPDDTVTVLSKHSELGQGPYTGLTTLVAEELDADWSQMRATAAPSDPEVYKNLDFGLQGTGGSNAIKNSYTQMRRAGAAARAMLVAAAAETWDVPADEITVRQGRIRHEASGQEAGFGAFAAAAAEQPAPKEPKLKSPDQFRLIGTDVPKVDSRIKATGEAQFTLDLQPEGTVTVLVAHPPRFGSKVTSFDDSEARKIKGVLDVKQVPYGIAVYATGFWPAKKGRDSLEISWDDSNAETRSSEEIIADHRKRAQSRGKPAADRGQIDDALAGAEQVLEAEFIFPYLAHAPMEPLDALVTLHDDGAEARFGSQLQTVDHKMIAQTLGLPMEKVQIHTMLAGGSFGRRGQQNGEFAAEAAAVAKAWGETDRPIKLVYSREDDITGGRYRPIYVHKLKGGLDADGNIVAWDQSIVGQSIIAGSPFSGMMQDGIDPTSVEGARNLPYAVPNLHVSLQSTDVGVPPLWWRSVGHTHTGFATEVFLDELLAAAGRDQVEGRLALLGDHPRHAGVLKAVARMADWDAGPPEGRARGVAVHKSFDTYVAQIAEVSQGEDGLPKVHRVWCAVDCGVAVNPNVVRAQMEGGIGYGLGAVLYDEVELKDGKPQQNNFDGYRSLRMDEMPAVEVEVVQSDAEPTGVGEPGTPPIGPAVAIAFHRLTGQRVRRLPFVKSVQT
- a CDS encoding (2Fe-2S)-binding protein, with the translated sequence MAYSITVNGRTREVDATPDTPLLWVLRDELGLTGTKYGCGISQCGACTVEIDGTAQRSCSLPIVSVQGSEITTIEGQSDRVAQAVQDAWTAIDVPQCGYCQSGQVVSATNLLRANPAPSDADIDKAMSGNICRCATYTRIRQAIQDAAGKLEG